AAAATAGAAAAAAACAGCATCTTCAAGAATTAAGTAAAGAGCTAGGACTAACTTTTTTGATTCTGTTATTACTCATGCTTTTTCTTTCTAAAGTTATTTTTACGCTACCTAAAAATGAAGGATATGGTATGCGGGATGCGCTAAATGATGGAGACCGTGTGTATGTTGATCGGATTGGAAAACCTAAGCGTTTTTCATTGATTTATTTTGACCAGCCAGACGGAAATGGCACTTCGATTCGTCGGGTCGTTGGTTTGCCTGGAGAACGGATAAGATATCACAATGATGAACTTTATATTGATGATCGATTGGTAATTGAGCGTTTTTTGCAGAAAAAGTTAGTGCAAGCCCAATTAGCTAACGAAGTCATTACTGAGGACTTTGATTCGATAGATATTATAGGAACAACTAATGGTATTATTCCAAAGGGAAAGTATCTTGTGCTCGGCGATAATCGTCATTATGCCACGGATAGCCGTTACTATGGACTGGTTGATGAACGAGCGATGATCGGTAATGTAAAATTACGCTGGTGGCCATTTTATCAAATGAACACCTATTGATATGGCTATGAATCACAAAAATTCTATTGGAGGGATCGACATGTATCGTATTGGTGTAGTAAATTTTGCAGGTGGAACATCGGACTGGGAACAGTTACAAACGATTATTCCAGATAACTGGGAATTGTTTCAGATAGATAATGAGAAAAAGACCTTCTGTGACCTAATTGTTTTTTTAGAAAATAGCTTGGAGCAAGTTGGAGAAATATGTGGTCAGTTGATACAAATGAAAAATGAAACGGATTCGCTGATTTGGGTTTGGTCTACTTTTCAAATTGAGATGAATCGAATGGTTTATTTAAAACTTGGGGCAGACGGGGTAAAGACCGAAAACTTAAAGTTAGAAGAGTGGCTACTGATTATAGATAACGCATTAAAGCGTAAACAAACAATGAAAAAGTCAAAACCTGAACAGACAATTCAAGAAAATAATTGTGATGGATTTGTGTTGAACCATCGAAATAGAAGTGTCATTATAAATGAAAATGAAGAAGTCCAATTGACGAATCTTGAGTATAAAGCGATGGATTTATTGTTTAAAAATGCAGGTAAGACAGTCACTTATGAAGAAATGTATCAAGTGATTTGGGATGGAGAAGAAAGTAAGGATCGTAAATTTTACCGCATCAGTAATTTGATTTTCCATATTCGACAAAAATTTGTACAAGAGGTGGGGTCATCAGATACGATTCGAACAGTACGGTCAAAAGGGTATGTACTGCATGTTTGAAGAAATAGAAATCATAAAAAAGCGTAAATCTCAGTATTTAAGATTTACGCTTTTTAGTTATTTCCGATACTGGCCATCTCCATAAACAATATATTTCGTAGAAGTCAGTTCAGCTAAGCCCATTGGACCGCGTGCATGTAATTTTTGTGTACTGATCCCGATTTCAGCTCCAAAGCCAAAAACAAAACCATCCGTAAAACGAGTCGAAGCATTAGCGTAAACCGCGGCTGCGTCAACTTGCTGTAAAAATTGTTGCGTAGCAAAATAATTATCACTAATGATACTTTCAGAATGTTTGGTGTTATAGCGATTGATATGCTGGATGGCTTCTTCTAAAGAATCAACCACTTTAACAGCTAAAATATAGTCGTT
This sequence is a window from Enterococcus sp. 7F3_DIV0205. Protein-coding genes within it:
- the lepB gene encoding signal peptidase I gives rise to the protein MSSKRIAKNRKKKRKKNRKKQHLQELSKELGLTFLILLLLMLFLSKVIFTLPKNEGYGMRDALNDGDRVYVDRIGKPKRFSLIYFDQPDGNGTSIRRVVGLPGERIRYHNDELYIDDRLVIERFLQKKLVQAQLANEVITEDFDSIDIIGTTNGIIPKGKYLVLGDNRHYATDSRYYGLVDERAMIGNVKLRWWPFYQMNTY
- a CDS encoding winged helix-turn-helix domain-containing protein, which produces MYRIGVVNFAGGTSDWEQLQTIIPDNWELFQIDNEKKTFCDLIVFLENSLEQVGEICGQLIQMKNETDSLIWVWSTFQIEMNRMVYLKLGADGVKTENLKLEEWLLIIDNALKRKQTMKKSKPEQTIQENNCDGFVLNHRNRSVIINENEEVQLTNLEYKAMDLLFKNAGKTVTYEEMYQVIWDGEESKDRKFYRISNLIFHIRQKFVQEVGSSDTIRTVRSKGYVLHV